A stretch of Acropora palmata chromosome 9, jaAcrPala1.3, whole genome shotgun sequence DNA encodes these proteins:
- the LOC141891911 gene encoding multidrug resistance-associated protein 1-like, translating to MDPDSDQGNSKKREPCPEDTANCLSRISFWWLNWILWTGYKRPLEEEDLWALNSKSRSSNVVPRLRSIWNHQKRKCKRATVVPVQEEPVTQRETDPLLGNKEKDEKTHKKRKRPSLTKAIIKMFACNFLTAIVFKLIQDCLIFVQPQLLRWLIEYIEDKDDPSGKWKGYVYAASMFVAAILQSIFLHQYFHTMYTLGLRVRSAVIGLVYEKALVLNNASRVKSTAGEIVNLMSVDAQRLADALPYINILWSGPFQIGVALYFLHLTMGWVIYAGLGVMILFTPLNILMTRSINKYQVKQMEEKDGRIKIINEVLNGIKVLKLYAWEESFLEKINCKRSKELKNLLKSRLVGALLTLVFTTLPAMVAVTVFTVYVLTDHELTAAKAFVALSLFGIMSFPLRAYPNIIASCVQARVSIKRLEEFLDLEELDPDNVQRVSSDLTSPGMVCVRDGVFGWNRDDAPILRNINVNISSGSLVAVVGQVGCGKSTLLSALLGETEKLQGNVYVDGSVAYVSQQAWIQNATVRDNILFSSTLESERYENVIESCALKPDLEIFPTGDNTEIGERGINLSGGQKQRVSLARAVYFNADIYLLDDPLSAVDAHVGRKLFRDVIGPSGLLKDKTRILVTHNISFLPQMDHVIVLQNGFVSEEGTYSELLRNSGAFAEFLQTYSSEENAETESNGELDGEEASLKNGDEDSSHNIEIKSSEKESSITKKPSDAGRTTTDETVEKGRVKFSLLLSYIKSTGIHWFIFTLFFYTTMEACTVFSGVWLAYWTARNITTHAQQEYFLIGYGSIGGGQALFSLMYSLTLLIGSIRASRRLHLKLIVNILRLPMRFFDVTPLGRILNRLSKDIYSIDVKIPMSLRSFLMMFFDVIGMLVAVGYATPLFLCVLPPLGALYMFVQRVYVATSRQLRRIESANRSPIYSHFLETINGTTTIRAFTQQQRFTRENHFKVDEYQVAYYLEVSANRWLSLRIEFIGNLIIFFAALFAVISRDTISGGLVGLSVTYALQITNKLNWMIRMTSELETNLVAVERIAEYCDVPTEADRIIPNSRPVSSWPQQGVVQFHDFQMRYRDGLPLVLKDLNFVINPAEKVGIVGRTGAGKSTLTLALFRILERAGGRIVIDGIDISQIGLYDLRSRLTIIPQEPVLYSGSLRMNLDPFDKHSDEDLWSALEVSNLSGFVSGLNGGLYYPVAEGGENLSVGQRQLVCLARALLRKSKILVLDEATAAVDMETDDLIQETIRREFADRTVLTIAHRLNTIMDYDRVMVLDNGSIIEFDSPNSLIARRGQFYSMVRDARINFMSVNPD from the exons GAACCATGTCCAGAGGACACTGCCAATTGCTTGTCCAGGATTAGTTTTTGGTGGCTTAACTG GATACTGTGGACTGGATACAAAAGGCCGTTAGAAGAAGAAGATCTTTGGGCTTTGAATAGCAAAAGCAGATCTTCAAATGTTGTCCCCCGTCTGAGGTCGATCTGGAACCAtcaaaaaaggaaatgcaAGAG AGCCACAGTAGTACCAGTACAAGAAGAACCTGTTACGCAGAGGGAAACGGATCCACTGCttggaaataaagaaaaagatgaaaaaacacacaaaaaaagaaagaggccCTCACTTACAAAAGCTATTATCAAGATGTTTGCCTGTAACTTCCTTACAGCTATTGTATTTAAGCTTATTCAAGATTGCCTTATATTTGTGCAGCCTCAATTGCTAAG GTGGTTGATTGAATACATAGAAGACAAAGATGACCCATCTGGAAAATGGAAAGGCTATGTTTATGCTGCTTCCATGTTTGTGGCTGCCATTTTACAGTCCATATTTCTTCACCAGTATTTCCACACTATGTACACGCTTGGTTTGCGCGTGCGCTCTGCTGTCATAGGATTGGTTTATGAAAAG GCTTTGGTTCTTAACAATGCATCTCGCGTCAAGTCAACCGCAGGGGAGATTGTAAATCTGATGTCTGTAGATGCCCAAAGGCTAGCAGATGCATTGCCATATATTAACATCTTGTGGTCGGGGCCATTTCAGATTGGTGTTGccctttattttcttcatttgacGATGGGCTGGGTGATATATGCTGGTTTGGGAGTCATGATTTTATTCACACCTCTGAATATTTTGATGACTAGAAGTATCAACAAATATCAG gTGAAAcaaatggaagaaaaagatGGTAGGATCAAAATTATCAATGAAGTCCTGAATGGAATCAAG GTTTTAAAGCTTTATGCTTGGGAGGAATCGTTCCTGGAAAAGATTAACTGCAAGCGCTCCAAAGAACTCAAGAATCTTCTGAAATCTCGACTGGTTGGAGCATTGCTGACTTTGGTGTTCACAACCTTGCCTGCCATG GTTGCTGTCACAGTATTTACTGTGTATGTCCTCACTGACCATGAGCTTACAGCTGCTAAAGCTTTTGTGGCATTGTCACTGTTTGGAATAATGAGTTTCCCACTCAGAGCCTATCCAAATATCATTGCCTCATGTGTGCAA GCACGCGTTTCCATAAAGCGGTTGGAGGAGTTTTTGGATTTAGAAGAGCTAGATCCTGATAATGTACAGAGAGTATCTT CCGACTTGACCTCTCCTGGAATGGTCTGTGTGAGGGATGGTGTGTTTGGTTGGAACAGAGATGACGCTCCCATTCTGCGCAA CATCAATGTAAACATTTCCAGTGGTTCccttgttgctgttgttggtCAAGTTGGTTGTGGAAAATCTACGCTGCTTTCAGCTCTTCTTggagaaacagaaaaactgcaagggaacgtTTACGTGGAT GGCTCCGTGGCCTACGTCTCTCAACAGGCGTGGATTCAAAATGCTACAGTGCGTGACAACATCCTTTTTAGCAGTACACTTGAATCTGAGCGCTATGAGAACGTGATTGAATCGTGCGCTCTAAAACCAGACCTGGAAATTTTTCCTACCGGGGACAACACAGAAATCGGCGAACGG GGTATCAACCTGAGTGGAGGTCAAAAACAGCGTGTCAGTCTGGCACGTGCAGTTTATTTCAATGCTGATATTTACTTGTTGGATGATCCACTCAGCGCTGTCGATGCTCATGTGGGACGAAAGTTATTTCGTGACGTCATCGGTCCTAGTGGACTGCTTAAAGACAAG acaaGAATTTTGGTAACTCACAACATCAGCTTTTTACCACAAATGGATCACGTTATCGTTCTCCAAAACGGATTCGTGTCTGAG GAGGGCACCTATTCGGAGTTGCTAAGAAACTCTGGCGCTTTTGCAGAGTTTTTACAAACGTACAGTTCGGAAGAAAATGCAG AAACAGAAAGTAATGGGGAGCTCGATGGAGAGGAAGCATCTCTGAAAAACGGTGACGAGGACTCTTCTCAcaacattgaaataaaatcttcagaaaaagaaagctcTATAACTAAGAAACCCAGTGATGCTGGAAGGACAACTACTGACGAGACGGTAGAAAAAGGAAGG GTCAAATTTTCCCTGCTGCTTTCGTACATTAAATCCACGGGCATCCACTGGTTTATATTCACCTTGTTTTTTTATACAACCATGGAAGCCTGTACTGTGTTCAGTGGAGTGTGGTTGGCGTATTGGACCGCAAGAAATATCACAACGCATGCGCAACAAGAATATTTCCTCATCGGTTACGGCAGTATAGGTGGAGGCCAGGCTTTGTTCAGCCTGATGTATTCCTTAACGCTGTTGATTGGCTCGATCAGAGCTTCTAGAAGacttcatttgaaattgaTTGTCAATATCTTGCGTCTGCCAATGAGATTCTTTGATGTAACGCCTCTTGGGAGAATATTGAACCGTTTGTCGAAAGATATCTATTCCATTGATGTGAAGATCCCTATGTCATTGAGGtcgtttttgatgatgttctTTGATGTTATTGGAATGCTGGTTGCGGTCGGTTATGCCACGCCTTTGTTTCTTTGCGTCCTCCCCCCACTTGGAGCATTGTACATGTTTGTACAG aGAGTTTATGTTGCTACTTCGAGACAGCTTCGACGAATCGAATCAGCGAACAGGTCGCCAATTTACAGTCATTTCTTAGAAACAATCAACGGAACTACCACCATCCGGGCATTTACTCAACAGCAGCGCTTCACCAGGgaaaatcatttcaaagtGGATGAATACCAAGTGGCGTATTATCTTGAGGTGTCAGCTAACAG ATGGCTTTCACTTCGTATCGAGTTCATCGGCAATCTTATTATCTTCTTCGCCGCTCTCTTTGCCGTTATCAGCAGGGATACCATTTCTGGAGGGCTTGTTGGTCTCTCTGTGACGTACGCACTGCAG atcACCAATAAACTTAACTGGATGATTCGAATGACGAGTGAACTTGAAACTAACTTGGTAGCAGTAGAAAGGATCGCAGAATACTGCGACGTACCGACAGAG gCTGACAGGATCATTCCAAACAGCCGTCCAGTAAGTAGCTGGCCTCAGCAGGGAGTTGTGCAATTTCACGATTTTCAGATGAGGTACCGGGATGGGTTGCCTTTGGTTCTGAAGGATTTGAATTTTGTGATCAATCCTGCTGAAAAG GTCGGAATCGTTGGTCGCACTGGTGCTGGCAAATCCACCCTGACTCTGGCTTTGTTCCGTATCCTGGAGAGAGCTGGAGGAAGAATTGTCATTGATGGTATTGATATCTCTCAGATAGGACTTTATGATCTCCGATCGAGGCTAACGATAATTCCACAG GAACCCGTGTTATATTCTGGGTCTCTTCGTATGAACTTAGATCCGTTTGACAAACACAGTGACGAAGACCTGTGGAGTGCGCTGGAAGTCAGCAATTTGAGCGGATTTGTGTCAGGTTTGAATGGAGGCCTGTATTACCCAGTTGCTGAAGGAGGAGAAAATCTCAG TGTAGGTCAACGGCAGTTAGTATGTTTGGCGCGTGCGCTGCTCCGCAAGAGTAAAATCCTTGTTCTTGATGAAGCCACGGCTGCGGTAGACATGGAAACGGATGACCTCATTCAAGAGACGATACGGCGAGAGTTCGCTGACCGCACGGTACTTACCATTGCTCACAGGCTCAACACCATCATGGATTATGACCG GGTTATGGTTCTGGATAATGGCTCCATTATCGAATTTGACTCGCCAAACAGCCTGATTGCTCGAAGAGGCCAATTCTACAGCATGGTCCGAGATGCTAGAATCAATTTCATGTCAGTTAATCCTGATTAA